One genomic segment of Theobroma cacao cultivar B97-61/B2 chromosome 6, Criollo_cocoa_genome_V2, whole genome shotgun sequence includes these proteins:
- the LOC18596737 gene encoding uncharacterized protein At4g18490: MAEPQKETYSAVGSKSKEKGSLIDEEIGKDFLSSWKSMSVTQDDAMDFSFETISKGKKKAFNFDKLDMDFNLDGDFDKLSSFKMDMPDLDFSSPSKENAKAKGKSKEETTSEKQQGKKNHFTFSFDFNELDGFDFDPSLTKGEKTCKKSQDSKAVALESSEVSKIDQALEDDWITAKLPVSSDAANLKAETPKCGAEAPKCGAEACNSIDDPCPSQAVPIEGLAPGNMVAAEGARISPEKTVDTNAKETYKSSTLSDRAVSLELYDQQSLQSSPMDSLSGNNSNHEPVSNMHAEVCSQRRRINTSSAADQNVNDTMITKEGSKHENLHQKSTFPLSESDRDDRKGAGGNIPAEIVDSQSVLGDILLKDISTASLSREIVDNTGAMKDIQNPTPELPLVSSDRCIEPTASEATARKDKEAGAIRSRFFGRSEETEFQLHQPSPTGKEVSSFSSKKIDDMHLSPAKEKREDFDGSEEQNGRKLVGYSELSSQELTEGRPVLLQSENNVGSSSDIGDGVNADVVQNGGSKLVGKSSVQDKAATKGVTVLLRSEKNASLKANSFNYAEKTTESGLQKSVNLKPQVPKIESIQNPKLLSEAPNIAKKTPALSSFKCTRTIGPKKDQLNSQRETNSLRNLEKNMDTPRNKSKVVLPVGNAEKETPKLPSLKRKTYQESHGDLMSMKPLKRLLQSPSESRNTKETSERVADVEVQNHKNHMEVSTKDIPCDHLTSGFEVPQEVNMTELENDGNVEKAEAYGRELEDICNMLKKKHEEAKELLVRAIVNNNSLLMLNHPIFEEKINMVQKFAELLISKDMPT, encoded by the exons ATGGCAGAGCCACAGAAGGAAACTTATTCAGCTGTTGGTTCAAAATCAAAGGAGAAAGGATCCTTGATAG ATGAGGAAATTGGAAAGGATTTCCTTAGCTCCTGGAAATCTATGTCAGTGACACAAGATGATGCTATGGATTTTAGTTTTGAGACAATCtcaaagggaaagaaaaaggcatTCAACTTTGACAAGCT GGATATGGATTTTAATCTGGATggtgattttgacaagttatCATCATTCAAAATGGACATGCCCGATCTTGACTTCTCATCACCCtcaaaagaaaatgcaaaagcTAAGGGAAAATCTAAAGAGGAAACTACAAGTGAAAAGCaacaagggaaaaaaaatcactttaccttctcttttgattttaatga GTTGGATGGCTTTGATTTTGATCCAAGCCTAACAAAAGGAGAGAAGACTTGTAAGAAAAGCCAGGACAGCAAAGCAGTTGCTTTGGAGAGTAGTGAAGTTTCTAAAATTGACCAGGCACTTGAGGATGATTGGATAACTGCAAAACTTCCAGTATCAAGCGATGCGGCCAATTTAAAGGCTGAGACACCCAAATGTGGGGCAGAGGCACCCAAATGTGGGGCAGAGGCTTGCAATTCCATAGATGACCCTTGTCCTTCACAAGCAGTTCCTATAGAGGGGCTTGCACCTGGAAATATGGTTGCAGCAGAAGGAGCAAGAATTTCTCCAGAGAAAACAGTGGATACGAATGCCAAAGAAACATATAAATCAAGTACCTTGTCAGACAGGGCGGTATCCTTGGAACTCTACGATCAGCAATCCTTACAGAGTTCACCCATGGATTCCCTCAGTGGAAACAATTCAAACCACGAACCTGTTTCCAACATGCACGCAGAAGTTTGTTCTCAGAGAAGACGAATAAATACCAGTTCAGCTGCAGATCAAAATGTTAATGACACAATGATAACCAAGGAGGGGTCTAAACACGAAAATTTGCACCAGAAGAGCACATTTCCGCTATCAGAGAGTGATAGAGATGACAGAAAAGGGGCAGGTGGCAATATCCCAGCAGAAATAGTTGACAGCCAATCAGTGCTGGGTGATATACTTCTGAAAGATATTTCCACTGCAAGCTTATCAAGAGAAATAGTAGACAACACTGGCGCCATGAAGGATATCCAGAATCCCACTCCCGAACTTCCTTTAGTTTCATCGGACAG ATGCATCGAACCAACAGCCAGTGAAGCGACAGcaagaaaagacaaagaagCTGGGGCTATTCGCTCTAGATTTTTCGGAAGATCAGAGGAAACCGAATTTCAGTTGCATCAACCATCACCAACTGGAAAAGAGGTTTCCTCATTTAGCAGCAAAAAGATTGATGACATGCATTTATCTCCCGCGAAAGAGAAAAG GGAGGATTTTGACGGCAGCGAAGAacaaaatggaagaaaattgGTTGGTTATTCAGAATTAAGTTCCCAAGAGTTGACCGAAGGGAGGCCTGTTTTGCTGCAAAGTGAAAACAATGTTGGAAGTTCTAGTGATATCGG GGATGGTGTCAATGCTGATGTTGTACAAAATGGTGGGAGCAAATTAGTCGGTAAATCAAGTGTGCAAGATAAAGCTGCAACAAAAGGAGTGACTGTCcttttaagaagtgaaaagaATGCTAG TTTGAAAGCTAATTCTTTTAACTACGCTGAGAAGACGACTGAATCTGGTCTCCAGAAATCTGTAAATCTCAAACCTCAGGTTCCAAAAATAGAATCCATTCAGAACCCGAAACTTCTTTCTGAAGCACCTAACATAGCCAAGAAAACACCtgctctctctagcttcaaatGTACAAG GACTATAGGACCAAAGAAAGATCAACTAAATTCTCAGAGGGAAACCAATTCATTGAGAAACTTGGAGAAAAACATGGATACACCAAGAAATAAATCTAAGGTTGTCCTTCCTGTTGGAAATGCTGAGAAAGAAACACCAAAGCTCCCATCCTTGAAGCGGAAAACATATCAg GAATCACATGGAGACTTAATGTCGATGAAACCCCTCAAAAGGCTTTTGCAATCACCAAGTGAAAGCAG AAATACTAAAGAAACTTCTGAAAGAGTTGCTGATGTGGAG GttcaaaatcataaaaatcaCATGGAGGTTTCGACCAAGGATATTCCCTGTGACCATCTGACCTCTGGATTCGAAGTTCCTCAGGAGGTAAATATGACAGAACTGGAAAATGATGGGAACGTGGAAAAGGCTGAAGCTTATGGAAGGGAGCTTGAAGAT ATATGCAACATGCTGAAAAAGAAACATGAGGAAGCCAAAGAACTATTGGTTAGAGCTATTGTGAACAACAATAGTTTACTCATGCTTAACCATCCCATCTTTGAAGAGAAG attaatatGGTTCAGAAATTTGCTGAGCTGTTGATATCCAAGGACATGCCAACATGA
- the LOC18596738 gene encoding spermidine sinapoyl-CoA acyltransferase has translation MKVQVTETALIRPSTVPFADDHTLALSHLDNDHSLNVTFRYLRAYVNSTNTDRNPFQVISPAIATALHHYYPLAGSLRRASNGRYELLCQVDQSLPLVNASADCTLESVNYLDDPDMNSVEQLVPDPSPEETLLNPCTLQVTVFKCGGFTLGAAIHNALCDGLGATQFFCMAADLARGVDQIKFQPVWDRAALLGPRNPPRPEGPVREFLSLEKGFNPYKQDVGHVVRACFYVEDECLDQLKSLLFEQCGLGLTTFEILGAYIWRAKVKASKNPGDEIVKYSYLMNIRKIVKPPLPPGYWGNGCVAMYAKVSAKDLTEQPLWKTAELIKKSKSNASDEYVRSFIDLQELHYEEGITAGKGVSGFTDWRHLGHSAVDFGWGGPVTVLPLSTNFLGSMEPCFFLPYSSSSTGKNKGFKVLVSLCETAMPAFKEEMEKFSRKEFDI, from the exons atgaaggttCAAGTCACAGAAACCGCTCTAATCCGCCCTTCCACTGTACCTTTCGCCGATGACCACACCCTTGCTCTCTCACACCTAGACAATGACCACAGCCTCAACGTCACTTTCCGTTACCTGCGTGCTTACGTCAACAGCACCAACACTGATCGCAACCCTTTCCAGGTCATCTCCCCAGCCATCGCCACTGCTCTCCACCACTACTACCCTCTGGCGGGCTCTCTCCGCCGTGCCAGCAATGGTAGGTATGAGCTTTTATGTCAGGTGGACCAAAGCCTACCACTAGTCAATGCCAGCGCGGACTGTACATTAGAGTCAGTAAATTACCTTGATGACCCCGATATGAATTCAGTTGAACAACTGGTTCCTGATCCGAGCCCGGAAGAAACGCTGCTCAACCCCTGTACTTTACAAGTGACGGTGTTTAAATGTGGTGGGTTCACTCTTGGGGCGGCTATTCATAATGCTTTGTGTGACGGGCTTGGTGCAACCCAGTTTTTCTGTATGGCGGCTGATTTGGCACGTGGAGTGGACCAGATAAAATTTCAGCCTGTCTGGGACCGAGCTGCTCTTTTGGGTCCAAGAAACCCGCCAAGACCTGAAGGTCCAGTTCGGGAGTTTTTGAGCTTGGAGAAGGGGTTCAATCCGTACAAACAGGACGTTGGACATGTTGTGAGGGCGTGTTTTTACGTGGAGGATGAATGCTTGGACCAGCTCAAGTCCTTGCTCTTTGAACAGTGTGGTCTGGGTTTAACCACGTTTGAAATCTTGGGTGCATATATTTGGCGGGCCAA AGTGAAAGCCTCAAAGAATCCAGGTGATGAGATAGTGAAGTATTCATATTTAATGAACATCCGCAAAATAGTAAAGCCACCACTGCCTCCTGGTTACTGGGGCAATGGCTGCGTTGCAATGTACGCAAAGGTCAGCGCCAAGGATCTGACAGAGCAGCCTCTTTGGAAAACGGCAGAGCTGATTAAGAAGAGCAAAAGCAATGCCAGTGATGAATACGTGCGTTCTTTCATTGACTTACAAGAGCTGCACTATGAAGAAGGCATCACAGCTGGAAAAGGAGTGAGTGGATTCACAGATTGGAGACACTTGGGCCACTCGGCAGTAGATTTTGGTTGGGGAGGTCCTGTAACTGTGTTGCCGCTTTCAACCAATTTCCTCGGGAGTATGGAGCCTTGCTTTTTCCTGCCTTATTCTTCATCAAGTACGGGCAAGAACAAAGGGTTTAAAGTTTTGGTGAGCTTGTGTGAGACTGCCATGCCTGCCTTCAAGGAAGAGATGGAGAAATTTAGTAGGAAAGAATTTGACATTTGA